One Maribacter dokdonensis DSW-8 genomic region harbors:
- the hutG gene encoding formimidoylglutamase: MSHYTIANKENWFGRVSGEELYLHEKIRFSSIKDPIITPEHKTIAILGYSSDEGVKRNLGRIGAAFGPNAIRKQLGKMTNHLKENSQLLDFGNLECEEDDLEALQEDLSNTITSLLDKGAKPIVLGGSHDLAYGHYNGLEKYLKPDKKLGIINFDAHFDLRANTDGNNSGTPFYQIAIEQEAKNESIKYMALGIRKDANTRVLFDFAESRNVNYLLQEHFNINYLEHVQLRLIQFMEDVDYIYTTIDLDGFSSAYAPGVSAASPMGFSPDIVLESLKLIIESGKLLGLDVVELNPNYDIDDQTAKLAASLVHYVIHKI; the protein is encoded by the coding sequence ATGTCACATTATACTATAGCAAATAAAGAAAATTGGTTTGGTCGAGTATCTGGTGAAGAACTCTATTTACATGAGAAAATTAGATTCTCAAGTATAAAAGATCCTATCATTACACCAGAGCACAAAACCATTGCCATACTAGGTTATAGTAGTGATGAAGGTGTTAAACGTAATTTAGGAAGAATTGGTGCTGCATTTGGACCCAACGCTATTCGGAAACAGTTGGGTAAAATGACCAATCATTTAAAAGAAAACTCACAATTATTAGATTTTGGAAATTTAGAATGTGAAGAGGATGACCTTGAGGCTTTACAAGAAGATTTATCCAATACGATCACCTCTTTACTTGATAAAGGTGCTAAACCAATAGTACTTGGTGGCAGCCATGATCTTGCCTATGGCCATTACAACGGACTAGAAAAATATCTAAAGCCAGATAAGAAATTAGGTATTATCAATTTTGATGCACATTTTGATTTGAGAGCCAACACTGACGGTAACAATTCTGGCACTCCATTCTATCAAATTGCGATAGAGCAAGAGGCTAAGAACGAATCTATAAAATATATGGCCTTAGGTATTCGAAAAGATGCAAATACCAGAGTCCTTTTTGATTTTGCAGAATCGCGCAATGTCAACTATCTACTTCAAGAGCATTTTAACATTAATTATTTAGAACATGTTCAACTAAGGCTTATTCAGTTCATGGAGGATGTAGATTATATCTATACTACCATTGATCTTGATGGATTCTCTTCTGCCTATGCACCAGGTGTAAGCGCGGCATCACCTATGGGCTTTTCTCCAGACATTGTGCTAGAAAGCTTAAAGTTGATTATTGAATCTGGCAAACTATTGGGATTGGATGTTGTAGAGCTAAACCCCAATTACGATATAGACGACCAAACTGCAAAACTTGCTGCGTCTTTAGTACACTATGTTATTCATAAAATTTAG
- a CDS encoding COG2426 family protein produces the protein MLKDILIAALWSISPLGEAKVGIPYGLLHGVNIYVVLAVCFLANVLVFPIMMFFLNTVNRYLLRWHFYKKNALFVARRAKTGSGDKIKKYGFYGLIFFVMLPVPGTGVYAGSIASYLFKIERKKAFLANTIGIFLSSVIVWATTLLTMKGMA, from the coding sequence TTGTTGAAAGATATACTTATAGCAGCACTTTGGAGTATCTCCCCTTTAGGAGAGGCTAAAGTTGGTATACCCTATGGTCTACTTCATGGAGTAAATATTTACGTGGTATTGGCAGTTTGTTTTTTAGCGAATGTTCTGGTATTTCCTATCATGATGTTTTTTTTAAATACCGTTAATCGATATTTATTAAGATGGCATTTCTATAAAAAGAATGCGTTGTTTGTGGCAAGACGGGCAAAAACGGGATCTGGTGATAAAATTAAAAAGTATGGGTTTTACGGACTTATATTCTTTGTAATGCTACCAGTACCGGGTACAGGTGTTTATGCAGGCAGCATTGCTAGTTACTTATTTAAAATTGAAAGAAAGAAAGCTTTTTTAGCGAATACCATAGGCATCTTTTTATCTTCGGTTATCGTTTGGGCAACTACCCTGTTGACCATGAAGGGTATGGCGTAA
- a CDS encoding Gfo/Idh/MocA family protein produces the protein MDQKNSRRSFLRQASLTTAALGTAPYLLSASTNKVQLLHREYSFDQYGSNDHINIALIGTGIQGIYDTQAALMVDGVKIVAACDLYTGRLDRAKELWGNDIFVTRDYREILSRKDIDVVLIATPDHWHQTITVAALKAGKHVYCEKPMVQNFNQGQEIIKAQKDSGKICQIGSQGMASLGNEKAKELYEDGAIGDIVMLDMYNDRYSAEGAWQYPIPTDANNNTVDFDTFLGNAPKVPFDNNRFFRWRNYQDYGTGVAGDLFVHAFSTLNYVISSDGPNRAMATGGLRYWKDGRDVPDVSITLYDYPKTETHSPFNAAFRINFIAGSGGGGGFKLIGTEGEMEIGQNSVTVNRSNLGLEPSGYSMISFTEGMQAEIRKEYAAKKLNTRASKLATGSTTWQAPRDYKGAHYDHFYNFFTSIRENGKVIQDPKFGLRAAGAALLANESYTRKQPVNWDPTKMKLI, from the coding sequence ATGGATCAAAAGAATTCCAGAAGATCATTTTTAAGACAAGCATCTTTAACCACTGCTGCACTTGGCACCGCCCCCTATTTATTATCCGCATCAACAAATAAAGTACAACTACTACATAGAGAATATTCGTTTGATCAGTATGGTAGTAACGACCATATAAATATTGCACTAATTGGCACAGGAATTCAAGGCATATATGATACACAAGCCGCCTTAATGGTAGATGGTGTAAAAATTGTAGCTGCTTGTGACCTATATACGGGCAGACTTGATCGCGCCAAAGAATTATGGGGCAATGATATTTTTGTAACAAGAGATTATCGAGAAATATTAAGTAGAAAAGATATTGATGTCGTGTTGATTGCCACACCAGACCATTGGCACCAAACCATTACAGTAGCAGCATTGAAAGCTGGAAAACATGTGTATTGTGAAAAACCAATGGTTCAAAATTTCAACCAAGGCCAAGAAATTATAAAGGCGCAAAAAGATTCAGGTAAAATCTGTCAAATAGGTAGCCAAGGCATGGCTTCCCTTGGTAATGAAAAGGCAAAAGAACTATATGAAGATGGTGCCATTGGTGATATTGTAATGCTAGATATGTACAATGATAGATATTCAGCCGAAGGTGCTTGGCAATATCCCATACCAACGGATGCCAATAACAACACCGTAGATTTTGACACTTTTTTAGGAAACGCACCAAAGGTACCTTTTGACAATAACCGCTTTTTTAGATGGAGAAATTATCAAGATTATGGGACCGGAGTAGCCGGTGATTTATTTGTTCATGCCTTCTCTACCTTAAATTATGTAATTAGCTCAGATGGTCCTAACAGAGCCATGGCTACAGGCGGGCTACGCTATTGGAAAGACGGCAGAGATGTTCCAGATGTTTCCATTACATTATATGACTACCCAAAAACAGAAACACATTCGCCTTTTAATGCGGCATTTCGCATCAATTTTATTGCTGGCAGTGGAGGCGGTGGCGGTTTTAAATTAATTGGCACTGAAGGAGAAATGGAAATTGGTCAAAATTCGGTAACCGTTAACCGTTCTAACCTAGGCTTAGAACCCAGTGGTTATTCAATGATTTCATTTACTGAAGGCATGCAAGCGGAAATAAGAAAGGAATATGCCGCTAAAAAATTAAATACTAGAGCAAGTAAATTGGCTACGGGATCAACAACTTGGCAAGCACCACGTGATTATAAAGGAGCGCATTATGACCATTTTTATAATTTTTTTACCAGCATAAGAGAAAATGGAAAAGTAATACAAGACCCAAAATTTGGACTTAGGGCAGCAGGAGCAGCTTTGTTGGCAAATGAAAGTTATACTAGAAAACAACCGGTAAATTGGGATCCTACTAAAATGAAATTGATCTAG
- a CDS encoding Lrp/AsnC family transcriptional regulator has protein sequence MRNKLDHVDFSILNILAENAQTPYTDVAKKLIVSPGTVHMRMRKMREMGLITGATLSLDYAKMGWKMTIFLGIFLSEISLFKKVMERLNEIEEVVKIHHVTGKYDVFIKMHARDSFHYKQVYQDEILSISGIRGIESFISIEENLERHIQFVETEEN, from the coding sequence ATGAGGAATAAACTTGATCATGTAGATTTCAGTATTTTAAATATTTTGGCAGAAAATGCCCAGACCCCGTATACAGATGTTGCCAAAAAATTAATTGTTTCTCCAGGTACGGTGCACATGCGAATGCGTAAAATGAGAGAAATGGGTCTTATTACCGGGGCAACCTTAAGTCTTGATTATGCAAAAATGGGGTGGAAGATGACCATATTTTTGGGAATCTTTTTAAGTGAGATCAGTTTATTTAAAAAGGTAATGGAAAGATTGAACGAAATTGAAGAGGTGGTCAAAATACACCACGTAACCGGAAAGTATGACGTCTTTATAAAAATGCATGCAAGGGATAGCTTTCATTATAAGCAGGTATATCAAGACGAAATTCTGAGTATTTCTGGAATACGTGGTATAGAATCTTTTATTTCAATTGAAGAAAACTTGGAACGCCATATCCAATTTGTTGAAACAGAAGAAAATTAA
- a CDS encoding pyridoxal phosphate-dependent aminotransferase: MKTTVNRRDWLKKGVLSAAGVMAAPYLTYGAFPSQPIALDANGNIPYTPFFKEYLPQAPMQPLALAAKLNANENPYGPSPMAVSAMQEYAPKGNRYAWKELYQLMDKIAIEEGVKQENIMMGPGSSDLLEKTAMVFFQNGGNIVSADPAYMSLIKVAEATGATWKPVPLKKDWSHDLAAMEAAVDDDTKLVYICNPNNPTGSMTDHDELIDFCSRVSEKTPIFVDEAYLGFLDDATKKSMVSLINEGKDVIIARTFSKIQGMAGLRVGYIVAQPETLGIIQKITRGGMGISLPSVYAAMASMDDVAFKDKSRKLNKECRDYVYENLDRLGFEYVPSSTSFIIFPIQMDGKPFLEKMTAEGVGVRAFEIYGKNWCRVSMGTMDEMKLFTTALEKVLV; encoded by the coding sequence ATGAAAACAACAGTAAACAGAAGAGATTGGCTTAAAAAAGGAGTTCTTTCAGCTGCTGGAGTTATGGCAGCACCTTATTTGACCTACGGGGCTTTTCCGTCACAACCTATTGCGTTAGATGCTAACGGGAATATTCCCTACACTCCTTTTTTTAAGGAGTATTTACCACAAGCACCAATGCAACCTTTAGCCTTGGCGGCTAAGCTAAATGCAAATGAAAACCCTTATGGACCATCACCAATGGCTGTTTCTGCCATGCAGGAGTACGCACCAAAAGGAAATCGTTATGCATGGAAAGAACTATATCAGTTAATGGATAAGATTGCAATTGAAGAAGGTGTTAAGCAAGAGAATATAATGATGGGACCTGGCTCATCTGATCTTTTGGAAAAAACCGCCATGGTATTCTTTCAAAATGGAGGAAATATCGTTTCTGCGGACCCGGCGTATATGTCACTTATTAAAGTTGCAGAAGCAACGGGTGCCACTTGGAAACCAGTTCCACTTAAAAAAGATTGGTCACATGATTTGGCTGCAATGGAAGCAGCTGTAGATGATGACACCAAGTTGGTATATATCTGCAATCCTAATAACCCAACTGGTAGTATGACAGACCATGATGAACTTATTGATTTTTGCTCTCGTGTTTCTGAAAAGACCCCCATTTTCGTTGATGAAGCCTATTTAGGATTCTTGGATGACGCCACCAAAAAAAGTATGGTATCATTGATCAATGAAGGTAAAGACGTAATCATAGCCCGTACATTTTCAAAAATACAAGGTATGGCAGGTTTGCGTGTTGGTTATATTGTAGCACAACCAGAAACGCTAGGAATTATTCAAAAAATTACACGTGGCGGCATGGGAATCTCCTTACCATCTGTTTACGCTGCTATGGCAAGTATGGATGATGTTGCCTTTAAAGATAAATCCAGAAAACTAAATAAAGAATGTAGAGACTATGTATATGAAAATCTTGACAGATTGGGGTTTGAATATGTGCCTTCTTCTACCAGCTTTATTATTTTCCCCATACAAATGGACGGTAAACCCTTCTTAGAGAAGATGACCGCCGAAGGTGTTGGTGTAAGAGCTTTTGAAATCTATGGTAAAAATTGGTGCCGAGTAAGTATGGGCACTATGGATGAAATGAAGTTGTTTACAACTGCACTTGAAAAAGTGCTCGTTTAA
- a CDS encoding AEC family transporter: MNFALQKTLELILIIGLGLLLQKKVAKQDLKGIKVLILSVALPATIFVALLKIELKGTLLVFPLVALIFNLIMLAATKYFLAASLHNEEQSKKRTLMMLLPSTAPGLSCFPFIVAYLGDDTLALAALADIGNKIFVLILLYMLAMHWYRKNSVIKKQESSKSKLKGLFISLINEPINLVIVIGLIMLGLGLDLSSLPTFFQNTALSIKDLMTPLVLLFIGMAVRINKGEFKLILSMLLRRMGLAFLISGVFAYTIPALTPAMILLLVVFPQSACSFWPFAHMSAIQSMEEKDEQPKPTFDVNFGLNILACSLPFSTLLIIGIFSFSEYFINPLTLLGLGAIILGITFAPDIFKSTSFMLDRERKKMPKSVKPKSKLTIAKNDFKHKTEKTMNEAKAS, translated from the coding sequence ATGAATTTTGCACTACAAAAAACCCTAGAATTAATACTGATTATAGGACTTGGACTACTACTTCAAAAGAAAGTGGCAAAGCAAGATTTAAAAGGGATAAAAGTTCTGATTTTAAGCGTTGCACTACCTGCAACTATTTTTGTTGCACTATTAAAAATAGAACTTAAGGGAACCTTATTGGTGTTTCCCCTAGTTGCATTAATTTTTAATCTTATAATGTTGGCAGCAACAAAATACTTCTTAGCTGCATCATTACACAATGAAGAACAGAGCAAAAAGCGAACATTGATGATGTTGTTACCCTCAACAGCACCTGGTCTATCATGCTTTCCATTCATTGTAGCTTACCTAGGTGACGACACCTTAGCCTTAGCAGCACTTGCAGATATTGGAAACAAGATATTTGTGCTTATCTTACTATACATGCTAGCCATGCACTGGTATCGTAAGAACTCCGTAATCAAGAAACAGGAATCTTCTAAAAGTAAGCTTAAAGGACTATTTATTTCATTGATCAATGAACCTATTAACTTGGTTATCGTCATAGGTTTGATCATGCTAGGTTTAGGACTTGATCTTTCATCACTACCAACCTTTTTTCAAAATACCGCATTGAGCATTAAAGATTTAATGACTCCGTTAGTACTCTTGTTCATAGGTATGGCGGTAAGAATTAATAAAGGAGAGTTTAAATTGATACTTTCTATGCTCTTACGCAGAATGGGCCTGGCATTTTTAATAAGCGGTGTTTTTGCCTATACAATACCTGCATTAACGCCTGCTATGATTCTACTTTTAGTAGTCTTTCCGCAAAGTGCCTGTAGCTTTTGGCCTTTTGCCCACATGAGTGCCATACAATCTATGGAAGAAAAAGACGAACAGCCAAAACCTACATTCGATGTTAATTTTGGGTTGAACATTTTGGCTTGTTCCCTACCCTTTTCAACACTATTAATAATTGGCATATTCTCATTTAGCGAATACTTCATTAACCCGCTTACACTTCTTGGTCTAGGCGCAATAATTTTAGGGATCACATTTGCCCCCGATATTTTTAAATCTACCAGTTTTATGCTCGACAGAGAGCGTAAGAAGATGCCAAAATCAGTTAAACCAAAATCTAAGCTGACCATCGCAAAAAACGATTTTAAACATAAGACCGAGAAAACAATGAATGAAGCTAAGGCCAGCTAA
- a CDS encoding Gfo/Idh/MocA family protein, whose protein sequence is MTTRRKFIRNTSIASMGIVTVPGFAHKKFSVTDKLNVGLIGVGLRGTNHLQNLLLRKDVNVTAICDIDENRIAIAKKHIADAKGKSPNVFGANEHDYKNLLALQEVDAVIIATPWLWHTRMTVDAMEAGKYAGVEVSASNTLEECWDLVNTHERTGTHMMILENVNYRRDVLAVLNMVKQNVFGEMVHYRCGYQHDLRHVKFNDGKTAYGKGVEFGEKGISESKWRTEHSVKRNADVYPTHGLGPVAIMADVNRGNRFVSMTSHATKGIGLHNYIVGQGGTEHPNAKIKFKQGDVITSTINTANGETIIITHDCNLPRPYSLGFRVQGANGLWEVDGSRIYVEGKSEPHQWDDAKPWLEQYDHPLWKKYGAYALNAGHGGMDFFVLNSFVESAKQNIAPPLDAYDAAAWSAVTPLSEASIANNGEPQDFPDFTRGLWIKRKPYEWMKETY, encoded by the coding sequence ATGACAACGAGAAGAAAATTTATTAGAAACACATCAATAGCAAGTATGGGTATTGTTACAGTACCTGGTTTTGCACATAAAAAATTTAGTGTAACGGATAAACTAAATGTAGGTTTAATAGGTGTAGGTTTAAGGGGAACTAATCATTTGCAAAACTTATTACTTAGAAAAGACGTTAATGTTACCGCAATTTGTGATATAGACGAAAATAGGATAGCAATTGCCAAAAAACATATTGCAGATGCAAAAGGTAAGAGTCCTAATGTATTTGGGGCTAATGAACATGATTATAAAAACCTATTAGCTCTGCAAGAGGTTGATGCCGTAATCATAGCTACACCTTGGTTATGGCATACCCGAATGACGGTAGATGCCATGGAAGCGGGAAAGTATGCAGGTGTTGAAGTTTCTGCGTCCAATACCTTAGAAGAATGTTGGGATCTTGTGAATACGCATGAGCGTACCGGTACCCATATGATGATCCTTGAGAACGTAAATTATAGGCGAGATGTATTGGCCGTTCTGAATATGGTAAAGCAAAATGTATTTGGCGAAATGGTACATTATAGATGCGGATATCAGCATGATTTACGTCATGTAAAGTTCAATGATGGCAAAACAGCTTATGGTAAAGGTGTTGAATTTGGTGAAAAGGGTATTTCTGAATCTAAATGGCGTACGGAGCATTCTGTAAAGAGAAATGCCGATGTATACCCAACACATGGTTTAGGGCCGGTTGCTATAATGGCAGATGTCAATAGGGGCAATAGATTTGTATCTATGACTTCACATGCAACAAAAGGTATTGGCTTGCACAATTATATTGTTGGCCAGGGGGGGACAGAACACCCAAATGCAAAAATTAAATTTAAGCAGGGTGATGTCATTACCTCAACCATTAATACCGCAAATGGCGAAACAATAATCATTACACACGACTGTAATTTGCCTAGGCCTTATTCATTAGGTTTTCGCGTGCAAGGTGCAAACGGACTCTGGGAGGTTGACGGAAGTCGTATTTATGTGGAAGGAAAGTCTGAACCACATCAATGGGATGATGCAAAACCTTGGTTAGAACAATATGATCATCCACTTTGGAAAAAGTATGGAGCGTATGCCTTAAATGCAGGTCATGGCGGTATGGATTTCTTTGTGCTCAACTCATTTGTTGAATCTGCAAAACAAAACATAGCGCCACCTTTAGACGCTTACGATGCAGCTGCTTGGAGTGCTGTTACACCATTATCAGAGGCTTCTATTGCCAATAATGGCGAACCCCAGGATTTTCCTGATTTTACTAGGGGACTTTGGATCAAAAGAAAGCCTTATGAATGGATGAAAGAAACATACTAA
- a CDS encoding nucleotidyltransferase family protein has translation MTLLLMAAGSGSRYGKLKQFDDLGPNGEFLMEFAIYDAIQNNFEQIVVITKKENVSFLEEHLSKRIPSNIQLNVLAQELTDLPNGVTFTGERKKPWGTAHAVWTARNVINGPFVVINADDFYGQSAYKKAADFMKSDDSAYALLGYTLKDTLSEHGSVSRGVCEVNGDNLVSVQERLKLVQQGDKIIDEDTNLEFTGDEQASMNFWVCRPSIFDKIESEFRIFLKDDDRIANSELYIPLMIQEMLQANEIEVKCIPSGGDWFGVTYASDKEKAMNSLKEKSDSGKYPAPIWK, from the coding sequence ATGACATTACTTTTAATGGCTGCCGGTAGTGGTAGTAGATATGGAAAACTAAAACAATTTGATGATTTAGGTCCTAATGGTGAATTCTTAATGGAGTTTGCTATATATGATGCTATTCAGAATAACTTTGAACAAATAGTAGTTATTACCAAAAAAGAAAATGTTTCTTTTTTGGAAGAACATCTTTCAAAAAGAATTCCTAGCAATATTCAATTGAACGTTCTTGCTCAAGAACTTACAGATTTACCTAACGGAGTTACTTTTACAGGTGAACGTAAAAAACCTTGGGGTACCGCTCATGCAGTTTGGACGGCAAGAAATGTGATCAACGGGCCGTTTGTAGTGATTAATGCAGATGATTTTTATGGTCAGTCTGCCTATAAAAAAGCTGCGGATTTCATGAAATCGGATGATAGTGCCTATGCACTTTTAGGCTATACCCTTAAAGACACTTTATCTGAGCATGGTTCTGTATCTAGAGGTGTTTGCGAAGTAAATGGCGATAATCTTGTATCTGTACAAGAGCGATTAAAACTGGTACAACAGGGAGATAAGATTATTGATGAGGATACCAATTTAGAATTTACAGGTGATGAACAGGCCAGTATGAACTTTTGGGTTTGTAGACCATCTATCTTTGATAAAATTGAATCTGAATTTAGAATTTTCTTAAAAGATGATGACCGTATCGCTAACAGCGAACTATACATTCCTTTAATGATACAAGAAATGTTACAGGCCAACGAAATTGAGGTTAAATGTATACCTTCTGGTGGAGATTGGTTTGGTGTAACATATGCCAGTGATAAGGAAAAAGCAATGAACAGTTTAAAGGAAAAATCCGATTCAGGAAAGTACCCTGCACCTATTTGGAAATAA
- a CDS encoding DUF7009 family protein → MKIRIKGDSVRFRLTQSEVKTLSESGEIYDSTNFGTTKFNYGVVLKSDIEQLHINFENSSIMLSMPEANGRSWFSNDIITFDHTLKTTAGNNLYLLLEKDFTCLDNTIEDQSDNYPNPKLS, encoded by the coding sequence ATGAAAATTAGAATAAAAGGCGATTCTGTACGGTTTAGATTAACCCAATCTGAAGTGAAAACATTATCGGAAAGTGGAGAAATTTACGACAGTACAAATTTTGGAACTACAAAATTTAACTATGGTGTAGTATTAAAGAGCGATATTGAGCAATTACATATCAATTTTGAAAACAGTAGTATTATGCTTTCTATGCCAGAGGCTAATGGCAGATCTTGGTTTTCCAATGATATCATAACTTTTGACCATACCTTGAAAACTACCGCTGGCAACAACCTGTACTTGCTATTGGAAAAAGATTTCACCTGTTTGGACAATACTATAGAAGACCAATCTGACAATTACCCCAATCCTAAGTTGAGTTAA
- a CDS encoding FdhF/YdeP family oxidoreductase yields the protein MNAKNERNVSFRGSEEFLDIEVKEPVTHAAGYLGVREALKHTFKEMGVLRSMRTLLSMNQKDGFDCPSCAWPDPEHPSPVAEYCENGAKALGDEATTQHIGADFFKNNSVEELSQLTDYELNKFGRLIEPMVLRPGNVHYEPISWQAAFDLIAAELKKLDNPDEAIFYTSGRSSNEAAFLYGMFARALGTNNLPDCSNMCHESSGVALGETLGIGKGSTTLEDLYEAEVILIAGQNPGTNHPRMLSALEKCKQNGGKVISINPLEESGLVNFKNPQHLGGWIGGGEDMADIHLAVNINQDIPLVKLILKKLVALEEKGNTVFDHAFIEKYTDGYESLISDLKNYNAEDLLAQTGVSEEKINDTVALLANKSKIIVCWAMGLTQHKNGVENIREFINLLLLKGAIGKPNAGTCPVRGHSNVQGDRSVGIQHFVDSAMNARIKEHLGFTPPEHEGVDVVGSLKAMYEGNAKVFMCLGGNFLMAASDTEYTAKGIQNCDLTVQISTKLNRTHLITGKTALILPTIGRSEKDLKNGKPRHFTVENSMGRVKQSRGILKPASEAIMSEPEIIANLGHTLFGEEHPMNWKSLGEDYELIRKRIDQVAKGFNDTEERSKGAGYYLPNNVRELDFSMLPNGKAQFTINKLPEHTLAKDEYMLMTIRSHDQFNTTIYGLDDRYRGVYNARRVVFMNIDDMKAIGVNKLDIVDITSTYDGIVRTAHNFKIVPYNIPSGNLASYFPETNVLVPYNHFADKSKTPISKSVKVRLVKK from the coding sequence ATGAATGCAAAAAACGAACGTAACGTCTCTTTTAGAGGGTCTGAAGAATTTCTGGATATTGAAGTAAAAGAACCTGTAACACATGCTGCAGGTTATTTAGGCGTACGTGAAGCCCTAAAGCATACATTCAAAGAAATGGGCGTATTACGATCAATGCGCACCTTGCTGAGCATGAACCAAAAAGACGGTTTTGATTGCCCAAGTTGTGCTTGGCCCGATCCCGAACACCCATCACCAGTAGCTGAGTACTGCGAAAATGGAGCCAAGGCCTTAGGTGATGAAGCTACTACCCAACATATTGGTGCAGATTTTTTCAAAAATAATTCGGTAGAAGAACTTTCTCAACTTACCGATTATGAACTCAACAAATTTGGGCGCTTAATTGAACCTATGGTATTAAGACCCGGCAACGTTCATTATGAGCCAATTTCTTGGCAGGCCGCATTTGATCTGATCGCAGCTGAATTAAAAAAGTTGGACAATCCGGACGAGGCTATCTTTTACACTTCTGGTAGATCAAGTAATGAAGCTGCCTTTTTATACGGTATGTTTGCGCGTGCATTAGGCACCAACAACCTTCCGGATTGTTCTAACATGTGTCATGAGAGCAGCGGTGTTGCCTTGGGAGAAACATTGGGCATAGGCAAGGGATCAACCACTTTAGAGGATTTATACGAAGCAGAGGTCATATTGATAGCTGGGCAGAACCCAGGTACCAATCACCCTAGAATGTTATCCGCATTAGAAAAATGCAAGCAGAACGGTGGGAAGGTCATTAGTATAAATCCGTTAGAAGAATCAGGATTAGTGAATTTTAAAAATCCGCAACATCTAGGCGGATGGATCGGCGGTGGTGAGGACATGGCAGATATTCATTTGGCGGTCAACATTAACCAAGATATACCCCTGGTAAAATTAATTTTAAAGAAATTAGTTGCATTAGAAGAAAAAGGAAATACAGTTTTTGACCATGCATTCATTGAAAAATATACAGATGGTTATGAGTCTTTGATCTCTGATTTAAAAAACTACAATGCAGAAGACCTATTAGCCCAAACTGGCGTATCCGAAGAAAAAATAAATGACACGGTTGCACTATTGGCGAATAAATCTAAAATTATAGTGTGCTGGGCCATGGGTCTTACCCAACATAAGAATGGCGTAGAAAATATTAGAGAGTTCATAAATCTTCTATTGTTGAAAGGTGCTATTGGAAAACCAAATGCAGGTACATGTCCGGTTCGTGGCCACAGTAATGTTCAAGGAGATCGCAGCGTTGGTATTCAGCATTTTGTAGATAGTGCCATGAACGCACGTATTAAAGAACATTTAGGGTTTACCCCACCTGAGCATGAAGGTGTAGATGTTGTAGGCTCCTTAAAAGCGATGTATGAAGGTAATGCCAAAGTATTTATGTGCTTGGGCGGTAACTTTTTAATGGCGGCATCTGATACAGAATATACCGCAAAGGGAATTCAAAATTGCGATTTAACGGTACAGATCAGTACCAAATTAAACCGTACACATTTAATCACCGGAAAAACCGCTTTGATCTTACCGACTATTGGAAGGTCTGAAAAAGATTTGAAAAATGGCAAGCCACGTCATTTTACGGTTGAAAATAGTATGGGAAGGGTAAAACAATCAAGAGGGATTTTAAAACCAGCTTCAGAGGCCATCATGAGCGAACCAGAGATTATTGCCAATTTAGGGCATACCTTGTTCGGCGAAGAACACCCTATGAACTGGAAATCTTTAGGTGAAGATTATGAATTGATCAGAAAGCGAATTGACCAAGTTGCAAAGGGGTTCAATGATACCGAAGAACGTTCAAAAGGCGCAGGCTATTACTTACCTAATAATGTACGTGAATTGGATTTTAGCATGTTGCCTAACGGTAAAGCACAATTTACAATTAACAAACTACCTGAACACACCTTGGCAAAAGATGAATACATGTTGATGACCATACGTTCTCACGATCAGTTCAACACCACTATTTACGGATTAGATGACCGTTACAGAGGTGTTTACAATGCAAGAAGAGTGGTTTTTATGAATATAGACGATATGAAGGCCATTGGTGTAAACAAACTGGACATTGTTGATATTACCAGTACTTATGACGGTATTGTAAGAACAGCCCATAATTTTAAGATCGTTCCATATAATATTCCTTCTGGAAATCTGGCTTCCTATTTTCCGGAGACCAATGTTTTAGTACCCTACAATCATTTTGCTGATAAAAGCAAAACACCAATAAGCAAGTCTGTAAAGGTTAGACTAGTAAAGAAATAG